A window of Numenius arquata chromosome 6, bNumArq3.hap1.1, whole genome shotgun sequence contains these coding sequences:
- the ANKRD9 gene encoding ankyrin repeat domain-containing protein 9, with protein sequence MPWSVRWVGGRGAQSQKQCKKSSFAFYQAVRDLLPVWFLEDMRTMEVFHWEDGGKVSVYSPSEALLYALVHDHQPYAQHLLTKFPQSALAVPSQSFSCCQSSAPHLAMAVRYDRVRILFRILKAIQAFPPSDRAGHLDRRGCSRVEGGKTALHVACELVRPECLILLLGHGASPCLQDSAGNTPLDTLLQQMSHTPAANTRAKLLCLDCLFFFVPQDLQFSMKQQLLDNRQRWQDLLGENRFQCLVGLAPPSLFVGAMRVLIRTISPEHFPEALDNLPLPHFLKPLDLKLES encoded by the coding sequence ATGCCCTGGAGCGTCCGGTGGGTCGGCGGCCGCGGCGCCCAGTCCCAGAAGCAGTGCAAGAAATCCTCCTTCGCCTTCTACCAGGCGGTGAGGGACCTGCTGCCCGTCTGGTTCCTGGAGGACATGCGGACCATGGAGGTCTTCCACTGGGAGGACGGGGGCAAGGTGAGCGTGTACTCGCCCTCGGAGGCCCTGCTCTACGCACTGGTCCACGACCACCAGCCCTACGCCCAGCACCTGCTGACTAAGTTCCCCCAGAGCGCCCTGGCCGTGCCCAGCCAAAGCTTCAGCTGCTGCCAGTCCTCGGCCCCGCACCTGGCCATGGCCGTCCGCTACGACCGGGTCCGCATCCTCTTCCGAATCCTCAAGGCCATCCAAGCCTTCCCGCCTAGCGACAGAGCCGGCCACCTGGACCGCCGGGGCTGCAGCCGCGTGGAGGGCGGCAAGACGGCCTTGCACGTGGCCTGTGAACTGGTGAGGCCCGAGTGCTTGATCCTGCTGCTGGGGCACGGCGCGTCGCCCTGCTTGCAGGACAGTGCCGGGAACACCCCCCTGGACACCCTGCTGCAGCAGATGTCCCACACGCCGGCAGCTAACACGCGTGCCAAGCTCCTCTGCCTCGACTGCCTCTTCTTCTTCGTGCCTCAGGACCTCCAGTTCTCAATGAAACAGCAGCTGCTGGACAACCGGCAGCGGTGGCAGGACCTCCTGGGGGAGAACAGGTTCCAGTGCCTGGTGGGCTTAGCTCCCCCCTCGCTGTTTGTGGGGGCCATGCGTGTCTTGATCAGGACCATTTCACCGGAGCATTTCCCAGAGGCACTGGACAATCTGCCTCTGCCTCATTTCCTAAAGCCTTTGGATTTGAAACTGGAGAGCTAG